A portion of the Drosophila innubila isolate TH190305 chromosome 3L unlocalized genomic scaffold, UK_Dinn_1.0 0_D_3L, whole genome shotgun sequence genome contains these proteins:
- the LOC117786774 gene encoding girdin isoform X1, with amino-acid sequence MAGTATATPMEIDEFINGALVSWLESCLPRAELLAGYTSLLDGIIIHSVWLQIDPEPQNNPSELLADLSGNSLSIARAKNFECIVRNLKSLFEEELGQTILVLPDAYMLGYYPESKHGLDQMKTLLTLLLGAAVQCPNKELFIARIKELDLETQHAIVALIKQVTDSHSLVLTEDSLERLSPENMYGHIMRLTKERDHMYLKWIETVCVEPELNVTDGAECGQGVTVPRSPSSGTATSTPSSSSNSESNHLAVECADLRSKNRKLRQELEEKSENLLELREELDDKKLRFDKLRQESQDWFTEAKRASAYRDEVDILRERAERADRLEIEVQKYREKLGDSDFYKSRVEELREDNRVLLESKEMLEEQLQRSRKRSEHAITLESEIIKYKQKLNDMALERDVDRSKLEELLEENAQLQLVAKNLNSTQEIDKSFSDNEDECNSGDNSLSEQLTNNAQTRALKLELENRRLTAALEQLKESSFHESTSKMLELEKEKKKLSLKIEQMQENIQRLTQQNVELESVFKNALEENKKLQDAVDNRQKSYDRQSLEREADRQKLSDAEQHVETLNKEKQRIQTLNESIQRRADDLERLTESKTKELEQYVEKTQLYEQTKQKLYEIEAKVNTYERENASLLKEVTKLKESSEQKSVQLDDSINRVEMQAKELVRLSKAQEEAELVQQKLVELEKQNQELSSQRNIDQEMISTLRNDLVNGTLVTKKVRHNLEKLGLDVNEVDGESTELNVEHVVEKLVRNPETFKTVREIMLNVNREQQHEAGVKSDMCVLCHRQEIYTVEKNIELSASVPVPTAQELRFEHKVRLSPARESAEMLRLQDNNTQLQTENARLSVDVAALGSQITSLNTQHVALQLANSQLAAEKDTLLKDIDALQQEHKHALQDQVTLQCLHDQLSAEYESLNKDKEQLKAAVRDLRQDNRDARETIQEQEQRIEDLTTQASTMKTCHEDLAILRTEHSKLTDDFRNLFATSDRFKNEYKNIQEQYKMIRMEHSSLKLQNTELTGELNAKQDQVRLLQIEYSKVQQRCEMLIQNNADLDSERKALMDNVSQLLSQYQELLAISLEDKKHFHEEEKNYTERVHSLKRQKEKLEEKIMEHYKKSETTVQKKKPFASSLVRRVKKASSDLMNKVPSRNRRSWVDDARTSSQFVIGSESGGNESDNSNEEPLSIASDTHLLQRNIPLRQSLQRDLLDSSIQRGGTVRSSLQAQKRTDLSNSRRNSVHGSLEAPDVTGSSLTLGTAGSRRTVYLIDEHQKLPDGSNSSTQQSQQPQSCSTPTPGNSAANVTAEPQTPQKNDSPATFLMYNRINTTIGGTSTNNDQSPLLQASGSGGSVTGSANQDDKALRKRNEDKSNSIWYEYGCV; translated from the exons ATGGCTGGCACGGCAACCGCAACACCAATGGAAATTGACGAATTCATAAATGGAGCGCTCGTTTCTTGG TTGGAATCATGCCTGCCACGTGCCGAGCTGCTAGCCGGTTACACCTCGCTGCTGGATGGCATCATAATACACAGTGTTTGGCTTCAGATCGATCCGGAGCCACAGAACAATCCCAGCGAGCTGTTGGCCGATCTCAGCGGCAACTCGTTGAGCATTGCCCGTGCTAAGAACTTTGAGTGCATTGTAAGGAATTTAAAGTCACTGTTCGAGGAGGAACTGGGTCAAACGATTCTGGTGCTGCCTGATGCGTACATGTTGGGCTACTATCCGGAAAGTAAGCATGGACTGGATCAGATGAAAACACTGCTCACACTGTTGCTGGGCGCGGCAGTGCAATGTCCCAACAAGGAGCTGTTCATCGCACGCATCAAGGAGCTGGATCTTGAGACGCAGCATGCAATTGTGGCACTGATTAAGCAGGTCACAGATAGCCACAGTCTGGTGCTTACTGAGGACTCACTGGAGCGTCTCTCTCCGGAGAATATGTATGGTCACATAATGCGTCTAACCAAGGAACGTGATCACATGTATTTGAAATGGATTGAGACGGTTTGCGTGGAACCCGAGCTGAATGTCACCGATGGTGCTGAATGCGGTCAAGGCGTTACTGTTCCACGGTCTCCCTCCAGTGGCACAGCAACCTCAACACCATCATCGTCTTCCAATTCTGAGAGCAATCATTTAGCAGTGGAGTGCGCGGATTTAAGATCAAAAAATCGCAAATTACGTCAAGAACT GGAGGAGAAATCAGAGAATCTACTGGAACTGCGCGAGGAACTGGATGACAAAAAACTGCGTTTCGACAAGCTGCGTCAGGAA AGCCAGGATTGGTTTACGGAGGCCAAACGTGCGTCAGCTTATCGGGATGAGGTGGACATATTGCGGGAGCGTGCTGAACGTGCGGATCGTCTTGAGATTGAAGTGCAGAAATATCGTGAAAAGCTCGGCGACTccgatttttataaatcaCGAGTCGAAGAACTACGAGAGGATAATCGCGTGCTTTTGGAATCCAA agaAATGCTGGAGGAACAACTGCAGCGATCCCGCAAGCGTTCAGAGCACGCCATCACCTTGGAGTCGGAGATCATTAAATACAAACAGAAATTGAATGACATGGCACTGGAGCGTGATGTGGATCGATCTAAGCTAGAGGAGCTGCTGGAGGAGAATGCGCAACTGCAGCTGGTGGCAAAGAATTTGAATTCAACGCAGGAGATTGACAAATCCTTTTCAGACAATGAGGACGAATGCAATTCGGGTGACAACAGTTTATCCGAGCAGCTCACAAACAATGCACAAACGCGAGCCCTAAAACTGGAGCTGGAGAATCGTCGATTAACTGCAGCACTGGAGCAGTTGAAGGAAAGCAGCTTCCATGAATCTACCAGTAAAATGTTGGAGCTGGAAAAGGAAAAGAAGAAATTGTCATTGAAAATAGAACAAATGCAGGAGAACATACAAAGATTGACACAACAGAATGTGGAATTGGAGAGCGTGTTCAAGAACGCACTAGAGGAGAACAAAAAACTACAGGATGCCGTCGATAATCGCCAAAAAAGCTATGATCGACAGAGCCTAGAGCGTGAAGCTGATCGTCAAAAACTCTCAGACGCCGAACAGCACGTGGAGACGCTCAACAAAGAAAAGCAACGCATTCAAACTCTCAACGAGAGTATACAACGACGAGCTGATGACTTAGAGCGTCTTACTGAGAGCAAAACCAAGGAGCTGGAACAGTATGTGGAGAAAACGCAGCTTTATGAGCAGACGAAGCAGAAACTATACGAAATTGAGGCCAAGGTAAACACCTATGAGCGGGAGAATGCCAGCCTTCTGAAGGAGGTGACTAAACTGAAGGAGAGCAGTGAACAAAAGTCTGTGCAGCTGGATGATAGCATCAATCGAGTGGAGATGCAAGCCAAGGAACTGGTGCGTTTGTCCAAGGCGCAGGAAGAAGCCGAGCTTGTGCAGCAAAAGCTTGTGGAGCTGGAGAAACAGAATCAAGAGCTAAGCTCCCAGCGCAATATTGATCAGGAAATGATAAGCACGTTGCGCAACGATCTGGTAAATGGAACGCTAGTCACAAAGAAGGTGCGACACAATCTAGAGAAGCTCGGCCTAGATGTCAACGAGGTCGACGGTGAGTCCACCGAGCTGAATGTGGAGCATGTGGTAGAGAAGCTGGTGCGCAATCCAGAGACATTTAAAACTGTGAGGGAAATCATGTTGAATGTGAATCGTGAGCAGCAACATGAGGCTGGCGTCAAGTCGGACATGTGTGTTCTGTGTCATCGGCAGGAAATCTATACTGTGGAGAAGAACATCGAGTTGTCAGCTTCTGTCCCTGTGCCAACAGCGCAGGAACTCCGATTTGAGCATAAGGTACGTCTAAGTCCCGCGCGTGAATCTGCGGAAATGTTGCGACTACAGGATAATAACACACAACTGCAAACGGAGAATGCGCGACTCAGTGTGGATGTGGCAGCTCTGGGATCACAAATTACATCGCTTAACACACAACATGTGGCACTTCAGTTGGCAAATTCGCAGCTGGCCGCCGAGAAGGATACGCTGTTGAAGGACATCGATGCGTTGCAGCAGGAACACAAACATGCACTGCAGGATCAGGTGACATTGCAGTGCCTACATGATCAACTCTCCGCTGAATATGAATCGCTCAACAAGGACAAGGAGCAACTAAAGGCGGCAGTGCGCGATCTACGACAAGATAATCGCGATGCACGAGAAACAATCCAAGAACAGGAACAACGCATTGAAGACTTGACCACCCAAGCCAGCACAATGAAAACCTGCCACGAAGATCTCGCGATACTACGCACCGAGCACTCCAAATTAACCGATGACTTCCGTAATCTGTTTGCCACTAGCGATCGCTTCAAGAATGAATACAAGAACATCCAAGAGCAGTACAAGATGATTCGCATGGAGCATAGTAGccttaaattgcaaaataccGAACTCACAGGCGAGTTGAATGCAAAACAAGATCAGGTGCGTCTTCTACAGATCGAGTATTCCAAGGTACAACAGCGTTGTGAg ATGCTGATACAGAACAATGCCGACTTGGATTCTGAGCGCAAGGCTTTGATGGATAATGTGTCGCAGTTGTTGTCGCAGTATCAGGAACTACTGGCCATTTCTCTGGAGGATAAGAAGCATTTCCACGAAGAGGAAAAGAACTACACGGAACGCGTGCACAGTCTTAAGCGTCAAAAGGAGAAGCTCGAAGAGAAAATCATGGAGCACTATAAAAAATCAGAGACGACCGTCCAAAAgaa GAAACCATTTGCGAGTAGTCTGGTACGTCGCGTTAAGAAGGCCAGCTCCGATTTGATGAACAAGGTACCGAGTCGG AATCGACGCTCTTGGGTGGATGATGCACGTACCAGCTCACAGTTTGTCATCGGCTCCGAATCGGGTGGCAATGAGTCTGACAATAGCAATGAGGAACCTCTGTCCATTGCATCCGATACGCATCTCTTGCAACGTAATATTCCCTTGCGTCAGAGCCTACAACG AGATTTACTGGATAGCTCTATTCAACGAGGTGGCACTGTGCGAAGTAGCCTGCAGGCACAGAAACGTACGGATTTGAGTAACTCACGTAGAAATAGCGTGCACGG CAGTCTGGAAGCGCCTGATGTAACCGGCAGCAGTTTAACACTCGGAACAGCGGGCTCACGTCGCACTGTCTATTTGATCGACGAGCATCAAAAGCTGCCCGATGGCTCCAATAGCTCCACTCAGCAATCCCAACAGCCGCAATCCTGCTCGACGCCAACACCCGGCAACAGTGCCGCCAACGTTACTGCCGAGCCGCAAACGCCACAGAAGAACGACAGTCCGGCTACATTTCTTATGTATAATCGCATTAATACCACAATTGGAGGCACATCAACCAACAACGATCAGAGTCCGCTGCTGCAGGCCAGTGGCAGTGGCGGCAGCGTCACCGGCTCTGCAAACCAGGATGATAAAGCGTTACGCAAACGCAATGAAGATAAAAGCAATAGCATTTGGTATGAATACGGTTGCGTTTAG
- the LOC117786774 gene encoding girdin isoform X2, with translation MAGTATATPMEIDEFINGALVSWLESCLPRAELLAGYTSLLDGIIIHSVWLQIDPEPQNNPSELLADLSGNSLSIARAKNFECIVRNLKSLFEEELGQTILVLPDAYMLGYYPESKHGLDQMKTLLTLLLGAAVQCPNKELFIARIKELDLETQHAIVALIKQVTDSHSLVLTEDSLERLSPENMYGHIMRLTKERDHMYLKWIETVCVEPELNVTDGAECGQGVTVPRSPSSGTATSTPSSSSNSESNHLAVECADLRSKNRKLRQELEEKSENLLELREELDDKKLRFDKLRQESQDWFTEAKRASAYRDEVDILRERAERADRLEIEVQKYREKLGDSDFYKSRVEELREDNRVLLESKEMLEEQLQRSRKRSEHAITLESEIIKYKQKLNDMALERDVDRSKLEELLEENAQLQLVAKNLNSTQEIDKSFSDNEDECNSGDNSLSEQLTNNAQTRALKLELENRRLTAALEQLKESSFHESTSKMLELEKEKKKLSLKIEQMQENIQRLTQQNVELESVFKNALEENKKLQDAVDNRQKSYDRQSLEREADRQKLSDAEQHVETLNKEKQRIQTLNESIQRRADDLERLTESKTKELEQYVEKTQLYEQTKQKLYEIEAKVNTYERENASLLKEVTKLKESSEQKSVQLDDSINRVEMQAKELVRLSKAQEEAELVQQKLVELEKQNQELSSQRNIDQEMISTLRNDLVNGTLVTKKVRHNLEKLGLDVNEVDGESTELNVEHVVEKLVRNPETFKTVREIMLNVNREQQHEAGVKSDMCVLCHRQEIYTVEKNIELSASVPVPTAQELRFEHKVRLSPARESAEMLRLQDNNTQLQTENARLSVDVAALGSQITSLNTQHVALQLANSQLAAEKDTLLKDIDALQQEHKHALQDQVTLQCLHDQLSAEYESLNKDKEQLKAAVRDLRQDNRDARETIQEQEQRIEDLTTQASTMKTCHEDLAILRTEHSKLTDDFRNLFATSDRFKNEYKNIQEQYKMIRMEHSSLKLQNTELTGELNAKQDQVRLLQIEYSKVQQRCEMLIQNNADLDSERKALMDNVSQLLSQYQELLAISLEDKKHFHEEEKNYTERVHSLKRQKEKLEEKIMEHYKKSETTVQKKKPFASSLVRRVKKASSDLMNKVPSRNRRSWVDDARTSSQFVIGSESGGNESDNSNEEPLSIASDTHLLQRNIPLRQSLQRDLLDSSIQRGGTVRSSLQAQKRTDLSNSRRNSVHGLEAPDVTGSSLTLGTAGSRRTVYLIDEHQKLPDGSNSSTQQSQQPQSCSTPTPGNSAANVTAEPQTPQKNDSPATFLMYNRINTTIGGTSTNNDQSPLLQASGSGGSVTGSANQDDKALRKRNEDKSNSIWYEYGCV, from the exons ATGGCTGGCACGGCAACCGCAACACCAATGGAAATTGACGAATTCATAAATGGAGCGCTCGTTTCTTGG TTGGAATCATGCCTGCCACGTGCCGAGCTGCTAGCCGGTTACACCTCGCTGCTGGATGGCATCATAATACACAGTGTTTGGCTTCAGATCGATCCGGAGCCACAGAACAATCCCAGCGAGCTGTTGGCCGATCTCAGCGGCAACTCGTTGAGCATTGCCCGTGCTAAGAACTTTGAGTGCATTGTAAGGAATTTAAAGTCACTGTTCGAGGAGGAACTGGGTCAAACGATTCTGGTGCTGCCTGATGCGTACATGTTGGGCTACTATCCGGAAAGTAAGCATGGACTGGATCAGATGAAAACACTGCTCACACTGTTGCTGGGCGCGGCAGTGCAATGTCCCAACAAGGAGCTGTTCATCGCACGCATCAAGGAGCTGGATCTTGAGACGCAGCATGCAATTGTGGCACTGATTAAGCAGGTCACAGATAGCCACAGTCTGGTGCTTACTGAGGACTCACTGGAGCGTCTCTCTCCGGAGAATATGTATGGTCACATAATGCGTCTAACCAAGGAACGTGATCACATGTATTTGAAATGGATTGAGACGGTTTGCGTGGAACCCGAGCTGAATGTCACCGATGGTGCTGAATGCGGTCAAGGCGTTACTGTTCCACGGTCTCCCTCCAGTGGCACAGCAACCTCAACACCATCATCGTCTTCCAATTCTGAGAGCAATCATTTAGCAGTGGAGTGCGCGGATTTAAGATCAAAAAATCGCAAATTACGTCAAGAACT GGAGGAGAAATCAGAGAATCTACTGGAACTGCGCGAGGAACTGGATGACAAAAAACTGCGTTTCGACAAGCTGCGTCAGGAA AGCCAGGATTGGTTTACGGAGGCCAAACGTGCGTCAGCTTATCGGGATGAGGTGGACATATTGCGGGAGCGTGCTGAACGTGCGGATCGTCTTGAGATTGAAGTGCAGAAATATCGTGAAAAGCTCGGCGACTccgatttttataaatcaCGAGTCGAAGAACTACGAGAGGATAATCGCGTGCTTTTGGAATCCAA agaAATGCTGGAGGAACAACTGCAGCGATCCCGCAAGCGTTCAGAGCACGCCATCACCTTGGAGTCGGAGATCATTAAATACAAACAGAAATTGAATGACATGGCACTGGAGCGTGATGTGGATCGATCTAAGCTAGAGGAGCTGCTGGAGGAGAATGCGCAACTGCAGCTGGTGGCAAAGAATTTGAATTCAACGCAGGAGATTGACAAATCCTTTTCAGACAATGAGGACGAATGCAATTCGGGTGACAACAGTTTATCCGAGCAGCTCACAAACAATGCACAAACGCGAGCCCTAAAACTGGAGCTGGAGAATCGTCGATTAACTGCAGCACTGGAGCAGTTGAAGGAAAGCAGCTTCCATGAATCTACCAGTAAAATGTTGGAGCTGGAAAAGGAAAAGAAGAAATTGTCATTGAAAATAGAACAAATGCAGGAGAACATACAAAGATTGACACAACAGAATGTGGAATTGGAGAGCGTGTTCAAGAACGCACTAGAGGAGAACAAAAAACTACAGGATGCCGTCGATAATCGCCAAAAAAGCTATGATCGACAGAGCCTAGAGCGTGAAGCTGATCGTCAAAAACTCTCAGACGCCGAACAGCACGTGGAGACGCTCAACAAAGAAAAGCAACGCATTCAAACTCTCAACGAGAGTATACAACGACGAGCTGATGACTTAGAGCGTCTTACTGAGAGCAAAACCAAGGAGCTGGAACAGTATGTGGAGAAAACGCAGCTTTATGAGCAGACGAAGCAGAAACTATACGAAATTGAGGCCAAGGTAAACACCTATGAGCGGGAGAATGCCAGCCTTCTGAAGGAGGTGACTAAACTGAAGGAGAGCAGTGAACAAAAGTCTGTGCAGCTGGATGATAGCATCAATCGAGTGGAGATGCAAGCCAAGGAACTGGTGCGTTTGTCCAAGGCGCAGGAAGAAGCCGAGCTTGTGCAGCAAAAGCTTGTGGAGCTGGAGAAACAGAATCAAGAGCTAAGCTCCCAGCGCAATATTGATCAGGAAATGATAAGCACGTTGCGCAACGATCTGGTAAATGGAACGCTAGTCACAAAGAAGGTGCGACACAATCTAGAGAAGCTCGGCCTAGATGTCAACGAGGTCGACGGTGAGTCCACCGAGCTGAATGTGGAGCATGTGGTAGAGAAGCTGGTGCGCAATCCAGAGACATTTAAAACTGTGAGGGAAATCATGTTGAATGTGAATCGTGAGCAGCAACATGAGGCTGGCGTCAAGTCGGACATGTGTGTTCTGTGTCATCGGCAGGAAATCTATACTGTGGAGAAGAACATCGAGTTGTCAGCTTCTGTCCCTGTGCCAACAGCGCAGGAACTCCGATTTGAGCATAAGGTACGTCTAAGTCCCGCGCGTGAATCTGCGGAAATGTTGCGACTACAGGATAATAACACACAACTGCAAACGGAGAATGCGCGACTCAGTGTGGATGTGGCAGCTCTGGGATCACAAATTACATCGCTTAACACACAACATGTGGCACTTCAGTTGGCAAATTCGCAGCTGGCCGCCGAGAAGGATACGCTGTTGAAGGACATCGATGCGTTGCAGCAGGAACACAAACATGCACTGCAGGATCAGGTGACATTGCAGTGCCTACATGATCAACTCTCCGCTGAATATGAATCGCTCAACAAGGACAAGGAGCAACTAAAGGCGGCAGTGCGCGATCTACGACAAGATAATCGCGATGCACGAGAAACAATCCAAGAACAGGAACAACGCATTGAAGACTTGACCACCCAAGCCAGCACAATGAAAACCTGCCACGAAGATCTCGCGATACTACGCACCGAGCACTCCAAATTAACCGATGACTTCCGTAATCTGTTTGCCACTAGCGATCGCTTCAAGAATGAATACAAGAACATCCAAGAGCAGTACAAGATGATTCGCATGGAGCATAGTAGccttaaattgcaaaataccGAACTCACAGGCGAGTTGAATGCAAAACAAGATCAGGTGCGTCTTCTACAGATCGAGTATTCCAAGGTACAACAGCGTTGTGAg ATGCTGATACAGAACAATGCCGACTTGGATTCTGAGCGCAAGGCTTTGATGGATAATGTGTCGCAGTTGTTGTCGCAGTATCAGGAACTACTGGCCATTTCTCTGGAGGATAAGAAGCATTTCCACGAAGAGGAAAAGAACTACACGGAACGCGTGCACAGTCTTAAGCGTCAAAAGGAGAAGCTCGAAGAGAAAATCATGGAGCACTATAAAAAATCAGAGACGACCGTCCAAAAgaa GAAACCATTTGCGAGTAGTCTGGTACGTCGCGTTAAGAAGGCCAGCTCCGATTTGATGAACAAGGTACCGAGTCGG AATCGACGCTCTTGGGTGGATGATGCACGTACCAGCTCACAGTTTGTCATCGGCTCCGAATCGGGTGGCAATGAGTCTGACAATAGCAATGAGGAACCTCTGTCCATTGCATCCGATACGCATCTCTTGCAACGTAATATTCCCTTGCGTCAGAGCCTACAACG AGATTTACTGGATAGCTCTATTCAACGAGGTGGCACTGTGCGAAGTAGCCTGCAGGCACAGAAACGTACGGATTTGAGTAACTCACGTAGAAATAGCGTGCACGG TCTGGAAGCGCCTGATGTAACCGGCAGCAGTTTAACACTCGGAACAGCGGGCTCACGTCGCACTGTCTATTTGATCGACGAGCATCAAAAGCTGCCCGATGGCTCCAATAGCTCCACTCAGCAATCCCAACAGCCGCAATCCTGCTCGACGCCAACACCCGGCAACAGTGCCGCCAACGTTACTGCCGAGCCGCAAACGCCACAGAAGAACGACAGTCCGGCTACATTTCTTATGTATAATCGCATTAATACCACAATTGGAGGCACATCAACCAACAACGATCAGAGTCCGCTGCTGCAGGCCAGTGGCAGTGGCGGCAGCGTCACCGGCTCTGCAAACCAGGATGATAAAGCGTTACGCAAACGCAATGAAGATAAAAGCAATAGCATTTGGTATGAATACGGTTGCGTTTAG